A portion of the Calothrix sp. 336/3 genome contains these proteins:
- a CDS encoding NAD+ synthase → MKIAIAQLNPTIGDLPGNAAKILQVAQESANAGVRLLLTPELSLCGYPPRDLLLNPSFIEAMDITLQQLARDLPANLAVLVGTTSKNEQAHATGGKHLFNSIALLLDGKVEQVFHKRLLPTYDVFDEHRYFEPGLQANYFTLDDMVIGVTICEDLWNDEEFWGKRSYTVNPVADLSILGVDVIVNLSASPYTAGKQRFREEMLSHSAARFKLPIIYTNQVGGNDDLIFDGRSFALNKSGEIICRAPGFETDLIIVELDALQQDLLPSAISPHYENLDGEIWNALVLGVRDYAQKCGFSKGILGLSGGVDSALVAAIASAALGKENVLGVLMPSPYSSEHSISDALALAKNIGIKTTRLPIGDLMQDYDQTLAELFAGTEFGLAEENIQSRIRGNLLMAIANKFGYLLLSTGNKSEMAVGYCTLYGDMNGGLAVIADVPKTRVYSLCHWLNHDGEVIPSNVITKPPSAELKPGQVDQDSLPSYDILDDILQRLIHNHESPQQIVAAGHDAQIVDKVLRLVARAEFKRRQAPPGLKITDRAFGTGWRMPIASNWLAVKDVYQQQVILQK, encoded by the coding sequence ATGAAAATTGCGATCGCCCAATTAAATCCTACCATCGGAGATTTACCTGGTAATGCTGCCAAAATTCTCCAAGTTGCCCAAGAATCTGCTAATGCTGGAGTGCGTTTACTCCTCACTCCGGAATTATCTCTGTGTGGATATCCTCCACGGGATTTATTATTAAATCCTAGTTTTATTGAGGCAATGGATATCACTCTACAACAGCTAGCGCGTGATTTACCTGCTAATTTAGCTGTACTTGTGGGAACTACTAGTAAAAATGAGCAAGCTCATGCAACTGGTGGGAAACATTTATTTAATAGTATTGCCCTATTACTTGATGGGAAAGTTGAGCAAGTTTTCCATAAACGTTTATTACCTACCTATGATGTTTTTGATGAACATCGCTATTTTGAACCAGGATTACAAGCAAATTATTTTACCCTTGATGATATGGTAATTGGGGTGACAATTTGCGAAGATTTATGGAATGATGAGGAATTTTGGGGTAAACGCAGTTATACCGTTAATCCCGTTGCCGATTTATCGATTTTAGGAGTAGATGTGATTGTGAATTTATCTGCTTCTCCCTATACAGCAGGTAAACAACGTTTTCGAGAGGAAATGTTAAGTCATAGTGCTGCCAGATTTAAACTACCAATTATCTATACAAATCAAGTTGGTGGCAATGATGATTTAATCTTTGATGGTAGAAGTTTTGCTTTGAATAAATCTGGGGAAATTATCTGTCGCGCTCCTGGTTTTGAAACAGACTTGATAATAGTTGAATTAGATGCTCTACAACAAGATTTACTCCCATCTGCTATTTCTCCCCATTATGAAAATTTGGATGGGGAAATCTGGAATGCTTTAGTTTTAGGTGTGCGTGACTATGCTCAAAAATGCGGTTTTTCTAAGGGGATTTTGGGTTTAAGTGGGGGTGTGGATTCTGCTTTAGTCGCAGCGATCGCCTCCGCAGCACTTGGTAAAGAAAATGTCCTTGGTGTACTGATGCCATCTCCCTACAGTTCCGAGCATTCTATCAGTGATGCCCTGGCATTGGCAAAAAATATCGGTATAAAAACGACTCGTCTCCCCATCGGGGATTTAATGCAAGACTATGATCAAACCCTGGCAGAATTATTCGCAGGTACGGAATTTGGGTTAGCAGAGGAAAATATTCAATCGCGGATTCGTGGTAATTTGTTGATGGCGATCGCCAATAAATTTGGTTATCTCCTGCTTTCCACGGGTAACAAATCGGAAATGGCAGTTGGTTACTGCACTCTGTATGGAGATATGAACGGTGGTTTAGCGGTGATTGCAGATGTACCCAAAACCCGTGTTTATTCCCTCTGTCACTGGTTAAACCACGATGGTGAAGTTATCCCCTCAAACGTGATTACTAAACCACCCAGTGCGGAATTGAAACCGGGACAGGTTGACCAAGATTCCCTCCCATCCTACGATATTCTAGATGATATTCTTCAACGTCTGATTCACAACCACGAATCACCCCAGCAGATAGTTGCAGCTGGACATGATGCCCAAATAGTTGATAAAGTATTGCGTCTAGTTGCCCGTGCAGAATTCAAACGTCGGCAAGCACCCCCAGGTTTGAAAATCACCGATCGCGCTTTTGGTACAGGTTGGAGAATGCCGATCGCCAGCAATTGGTTAGCTGTGAAAGATGTCTATCAACAACAAGTTATACTGCAAAAGTAA
- a CDS encoding chorismate mutase, translating into MKLPEECRNIQEIRECLDTIDQQIISTLAQRFSYVQAAAKFKNNPQDVQAADRVETMLKQRRIWAEDRGINPDVIEKIYRDLVNYFIDEELQSWLSKNS; encoded by the coding sequence ATGAAATTACCGGAAGAATGTCGCAATATTCAAGAAATTCGTGAATGTCTTGATACTATTGATCAGCAAATTATCTCTACTTTGGCACAAAGATTTTCCTATGTGCAAGCTGCGGCAAAATTCAAAAATAATCCACAGGATGTGCAAGCAGCAGATAGAGTTGAGACTATGTTAAAACAGAGGAGAATTTGGGCAGAGGATAGGGGGATAAATCCAGATGTTATTGAAAAAATATATCGAGATTTAGTGAATTATTTTATTGACGAAGAATTGCAAAGTTGGTTATCAAAGAATAGCTAA
- a CDS encoding NUDIX domain-containing protein — translation MPGRKQKKLPDAINQQPLADFKVGVDNVIFSVDTAQNRLLVLLVMRQQEPFLNYWSLPGTLVRQGESLEDGAYRIMAEKIHVKNLYLEQLYTFGGPHRDPREATDSYGVRYLSVSYFALVRFEEAELIADKVTGIAWYPVKELPQLAFDHNKIITYGYQRLKNKLEYSPIAFDVLPELFTLNDLYQLYATVLGDNFSDYSNFRARLLKLGFLSDTGIKVSRGAGRPASLYKFDAMAFAPFKDKPLVFI, via the coding sequence ATGCCAGGACGTAAGCAGAAAAAGCTTCCAGATGCGATAAATCAACAACCTTTGGCAGATTTCAAAGTTGGAGTTGATAATGTGATTTTTTCAGTCGATACTGCTCAAAATCGACTGTTAGTTTTGCTAGTCATGCGACAACAGGAACCCTTTCTTAACTATTGGAGTCTCCCCGGTACTTTAGTACGTCAAGGTGAATCCTTAGAAGATGGTGCATATCGGATTATGGCGGAGAAAATTCACGTCAAAAATCTCTATTTGGAACAATTGTACACCTTCGGAGGACCTCACCGTGACCCTAGGGAAGCAACTGATAGTTATGGAGTACGCTATTTATCTGTTAGTTATTTTGCCTTAGTCAGATTTGAAGAAGCAGAATTAATTGCGGATAAAGTCACAGGTATTGCTTGGTATCCTGTCAAAGAATTACCCCAATTAGCCTTTGACCATAACAAAATTATCACCTATGGATACCAACGTTTGAAAAACAAATTAGAATATAGTCCCATCGCTTTTGATGTTTTACCTGAGTTATTTACCCTGAATGATTTATATCAGCTATACGCTACTGTTTTAGGTGACAATTTCTCTGATTATTCTAACTTTCGCGCTCGTCTGTTGAAGCTAGGATTTTTATCCGATACAGGTATTAAGGTATCACGGGGAGCGGGTAGACCGGCAAGTTTATATAAATTTGATGCCATGGCTTTTGCTCCTTTCAAAGATAAACCTTTGGTGTTTATTTAG
- a CDS encoding nicotinate-nucleotide adenylyltransferase — MKVALFGTSADPPTAGHQFIINWLCQRYDWVAVWAADNPFKSQQTPLEHRAAMLSLLIADMHPPRQNVALQQDLSSWRSLETLEKAKAFWGETAKFTLVVGSDLLTQLPRWYRIEDLLNQVELLVIPRPGYVIDEENLQTVAKLGGKVAIAEFTGLDVSSTAYRENGDAEALTPPIIAYINQQHLYNKCQDVSRKSFQMR, encoded by the coding sequence ATGAAAGTAGCTTTATTTGGTACAAGTGCGGATCCACCAACTGCGGGACACCAATTTATTATTAATTGGCTGTGTCAGAGGTATGATTGGGTAGCGGTGTGGGCTGCTGATAATCCCTTTAAATCACAACAAACACCTTTGGAACATCGAGCAGCAATGTTAAGTTTATTAATTGCGGATATGCATCCACCACGACAAAATGTCGCATTGCAGCAAGATTTGAGTAGTTGGCGATCGCTAGAAACCTTAGAAAAAGCAAAAGCATTCTGGGGAGAAACTGCTAAATTCACCTTGGTGGTGGGTTCTGACTTACTGACTCAGTTACCACGATGGTATCGGATTGAAGATTTGTTAAACCAAGTTGAACTCTTGGTGATTCCTCGACCAGGATATGTGATTGACGAGGAAAATTTGCAAACTGTGGCAAAATTAGGGGGAAAAGTGGCGATCGCTGAATTTACAGGTTTAGATGTATCCTCAACAGCGTATCGTGAAAATGGAGATGCTGAAGCACTCACACCCCCGATAATAGCCTATATTAATCAACAGCATTTATACAACAAATGCCAGGACGTAAGCAGAAAAAGCTTCCAGATGCGATAA
- a CDS encoding nicotinate phosphoribosyltransferase — MTALPRWEQELGIASVDYSLLTDLYQLTMAACYTGEGFEEKSASFELFVRRLPEDFGYLIAMGLTQALTYLENLQFTPEQIAALQATGIFHHAPERFWQILESARFSGDIWAVPEGTAIFPHEPLLRVEAPLWQAQLVETFLLNTLNYQTLVATRAARIRDLAGVEATLLEFGTRRAFSPQGALWAARAALAAGFDATSNVLAALQLGEKPSGTMAHALVMALSAMEGTEDQAFTAFHQYFPGAPLLIDTYDTVAAAERLAAKVRAGEIELSGIRLDSGDLVTISQKVRSLLPDVSIFASGDLDEWEIARLKAEGAEIDGYGLGTKLVTGKPVNGVYKLVEIDGIPVMKESSGKGTYPGRKQIFRTIVGGKIHRDRLGLITETPGKDEIGLLQLVMQGGERVQQTESLGTIRQRTAMNVASLPESLRQLDNSQLLDVEISQNLQDLTQRTKRGMGNR, encoded by the coding sequence ATGACAGCTTTGCCAAGGTGGGAGCAGGAGCTAGGGATTGCAAGTGTTGATTATAGTTTATTAACCGACCTTTACCAGTTAACCATGGCAGCTTGTTATACGGGTGAAGGATTCGAGGAAAAATCAGCGAGTTTTGAGCTATTTGTCAGACGATTGCCGGAGGATTTTGGCTATTTAATTGCCATGGGTTTAACGCAAGCATTGACATACTTAGAGAATTTGCAGTTTACCCCTGAGCAAATCGCAGCTTTGCAGGCAACGGGAATTTTTCATCATGCCCCGGAACGCTTTTGGCAGATACTAGAATCGGCTAGATTTAGCGGGGATATTTGGGCAGTACCTGAGGGAACAGCAATTTTTCCCCATGAACCTCTGTTACGGGTGGAAGCACCTTTGTGGCAAGCTCAGTTGGTTGAGACTTTCCTATTGAATACCTTAAATTATCAAACATTGGTCGCGACTAGAGCCGCCAGAATCCGCGATTTAGCAGGGGTAGAGGCGACTTTGTTGGAATTTGGCACGCGACGGGCTTTTAGTCCCCAGGGGGCGCTGTGGGCAGCGAGAGCGGCGTTAGCGGCAGGTTTTGATGCTACTTCTAACGTGTTAGCGGCGTTACAACTAGGAGAAAAGCCGAGTGGTACAATGGCACACGCCTTGGTAATGGCATTGTCGGCGATGGAGGGTACGGAAGACCAAGCATTTACGGCATTTCATCAATATTTTCCCGGTGCCCCTTTGCTAATTGATACCTACGATACGGTGGCGGCGGCGGAGCGTTTGGCGGCGAAGGTAAGGGCGGGAGAGATTGAATTAAGCGGGATAAGGTTAGATTCGGGGGATTTGGTGACAATCTCGCAAAAGGTGCGATCGCTCTTACCAGATGTATCAATTTTTGCTAGCGGTGACTTGGATGAGTGGGAAATTGCTCGACTCAAAGCAGAGGGTGCAGAAATTGATGGTTATGGTTTGGGAACAAAGTTGGTTACAGGTAAACCAGTGAATGGGGTGTATAAATTAGTGGAAATTGATGGGATTCCGGTGATGAAGGAGTCGAGTGGGAAGGGAACCTATCCCGGTAGAAAGCAGATTTTCCGTACTATCGTGGGAGGGAAAATTCACCGCGATCGCCTGGGATTAATTACAGAAACACCAGGTAAGGATGAAATTGGGTTATTGCAGTTGGTGATGCAAGGAGGTGAAAGGGTGCAGCAAACAGAAAGTTTAGGGACAATTCGGCAACGTACTGCCATGAATGTGGCTAGTTTACCAGAATCTCTGCGGCAATTAGATAATTCTCAGTTGTTAGATGTGGAAATTTCCCAGAATTTACAAGATTTGACACAAAGAACAAAAAGGGGAATGGGTAATAGGTAA
- a CDS encoding hemerythrin domain-containing protein — MVMTLDDTKRQAIATKLADMKEVQNLLIANEQKLMSACNDQDVCDRLRDMMNDDRKNLGILDTVMVQYGVHSQGQETVQKMVEKVQEMIEGSELSLYEKVFQHELLKHQQVMSGLLVHKAAQVVGADVEAAITPLNTINFENRAHQEQLKGILEILGVRELTGKEAKQGLWARVQDAVAAVTGVAGSVISNTDDEVNIQDIIRADHNKANMLFVQIESSDDPQKIQEYFGQLYKDLTVHAEAEEQVVYPAVQPFYSDVQELYNEQAEMKVMLKQLKALNPTSSEFKNELRRLKDAVMDHVRQEESTMFAVIRNNCNDQQTEQMATQFKTAKSKLQQEMSAA, encoded by the coding sequence ATGGTAATGACCCTAGATGACACCAAACGTCAGGCGATCGCTACTAAGTTAGCAGATATGAAAGAAGTACAAAACCTACTGATTGCTAACGAGCAGAAGCTAATGTCTGCATGTAACGACCAAGATGTTTGCGATCGCCTCCGAGATATGATGAATGATGATCGCAAAAACCTAGGCATTTTAGATACTGTAATGGTTCAGTATGGTGTGCACTCCCAAGGGCAAGAAACCGTCCAAAAGATGGTAGAAAAGGTTCAAGAGATGATAGAAGGCTCAGAGTTAAGCCTGTATGAAAAAGTATTCCAGCACGAGTTACTTAAGCACCAGCAAGTAATGAGCGGTCTTTTAGTTCACAAAGCAGCTCAAGTGGTAGGTGCAGATGTGGAAGCTGCAATTACTCCTTTAAATACAATCAACTTTGAAAACCGCGCCCATCAAGAACAATTAAAAGGAATTTTGGAAATCTTGGGTGTTCGTGAACTCACCGGAAAAGAAGCAAAACAAGGTTTATGGGCTCGTGTGCAAGATGCAGTAGCAGCTGTTACTGGTGTTGCAGGTAGCGTCATCAGTAACACAGACGATGAAGTGAATATCCAAGACATCATCCGCGCAGATCATAACAAGGCAAATATGCTGTTCGTGCAGATTGAAAGCTCTGATGATCCCCAAAAAATCCAAGAGTATTTTGGTCAACTTTACAAAGACTTAACAGTTCACGCAGAAGCAGAAGAACAAGTTGTTTACCCAGCAGTTCAACCCTTCTATAGTGACGTTCAGGAGTTGTATAACGAACAAGCAGAAATGAAGGTGATGCTAAAACAGCTTAAAGCCTTAAATCCCACATCATCGGAATTTAAAAATGAACTTCGTCGCTTGAAGGATGCGGTTATGGATCACGTCCGTCAAGAAGAGAGTACTATGTTTGCGGTGATTCGCAACAACTGTAACGATCAACAAACAGAGCAAATGGCTACTCAATTCAAAACTGCTAAGAGCAAGCTTCAGCAAGAAATGAGTGCTGCTTAG
- a CDS encoding TIGR02588 family protein, giving the protein MNHTSADKQKTPKRTLAEWISFSISSLILAVMVGLVIYIWQDKTNQQPPKISAVEEGIIQENSGYYYVPFSVTNHGGSTAESVQIIAELQINGEVESGEQQIDFLSRGEKEQGAFIFKSDPRQGKLTIRVASYKLP; this is encoded by the coding sequence ATGAACCACACTAGTGCAGATAAACAAAAAACACCAAAACGCACTCTTGCTGAGTGGATTTCCTTCAGTATCAGTTCATTAATTTTAGCTGTGATGGTGGGATTAGTTATTTATATTTGGCAAGATAAAACAAATCAACAACCACCGAAAATATCAGCCGTAGAAGAGGGGATAATTCAAGAAAATTCCGGTTACTATTATGTTCCTTTTTCTGTCACTAACCATGGCGGGAGTACTGCTGAATCAGTACAAATTATCGCTGAACTGCAAATTAATGGAGAAGTTGAATCTGGAGAACAGCAAATAGACTTTCTTTCTCGCGGCGAAAAAGAACAGGGTGCATTTATCTTTAAGAGTGACCCACGACAGGGAAAATTAACTATTAGAGTTGCGAGCTACAAATTGCCCTAG
- a CDS encoding TIGR02587 family membrane protein — MNNEIKDLIRGACGGFLFGIPLIYTMEVWWIGSLVKPEKIIVALAIDFLVVFLLNRTAGFRTTQNVGVIDAAMDSIEAIAIGIVCTTLMLILLREIDGEGSLNETVGKIMFESMPFTLGVALANQVLSGDRYFQNEEQQQKTSVRSKIKGELHATISDIGATLIGAMVVAFNIAPTDEVAMLAAAVTSPWLLAIMAFSLVISYGIVFDSGFANQQKRMEQKGIFQHPLSETVVTYFIAVLTAIFMLWFFQRLSFDDPWTVWLTHGLILGLPATIGGAAGRLAI, encoded by the coding sequence ATGAACAATGAAATTAAAGACTTGATTCGCGGAGCTTGCGGGGGATTTTTATTTGGAATTCCCCTGATATACACAATGGAAGTTTGGTGGATTGGTTCCCTTGTAAAACCGGAGAAAATTATAGTCGCTCTGGCGATCGATTTTTTGGTTGTTTTTTTGTTGAACCGTACCGCAGGTTTCCGAACAACTCAAAATGTTGGAGTCATTGATGCTGCCATGGATAGCATAGAGGCGATCGCCATCGGCATTGTTTGTACAACCTTGATGTTAATTTTACTCCGGGAAATTGACGGGGAAGGCTCATTAAATGAAACTGTTGGTAAAATCATGTTTGAAAGTATGCCCTTTACCCTGGGTGTAGCTTTAGCAAATCAGGTTTTAAGTGGCGATCGCTATTTTCAAAATGAGGAACAACAGCAGAAAACTTCTGTCAGAAGCAAAATCAAGGGCGAACTTCACGCGACTATTTCAGATATCGGTGCGACCTTAATTGGTGCCATGGTTGTTGCTTTTAATATCGCTCCTACCGATGAAGTGGCAATGTTAGCAGCAGCAGTTACCAGTCCTTGGTTACTAGCAATTATGGCATTCTCTCTGGTTATATCCTATGGTATTGTTTTTGACTCGGGCTTTGCTAATCAACAGAAAAGAATGGAACAAAAGGGCATTTTTCAACACCCTTTGAGTGAAACAGTTGTCACCTATTTTATCGCAGTTTTAACTGCTATATTTATGCTGTGGTTTTTTCAACGTTTGAGTTTTGATGACCCTTGGACAGTCTGGCTGACCCATGGTTTAATTCTAGGTTTACCTGCCACTATTGGCGGTGCTGCTGGGAGATTGGCAATATGA
- the alaS gene encoding alanine--tRNA ligase, protein MSSHPLLSFSGSEIRQKFLDFYAQRGHQILPSASLVPEDPTVLLTIAGMLPFKPIFLGQRTPEFPKATTSQKCIRTNDIENVGVTKRHHTFFEMLGNFSFGDYFKEQAIAWGWEISTQVFQIPPERLVVSVFEEDDEALAIWLDKIGVNPKRIKRMGADDNFWASGATGPCGPCSEIYYDFHPELGDDKIDLEDDSRFIEFYNLVFMQYNRDAEGHLTPLQNRNIDTGMGLERMAQILQGVPNNFETDLIFPIIQTAAQISGIEYSTAPAKTQVSLKVIGDHIRAVVHMIADGIRASNVGRGYVLRRLIRRVVRHGRLIGISGEFTTQVAETAISLSESAYPNVRQRETAIKAELQREESQFLKTLERGEKLLDEIIAEVKNQGKTQISGINAFTLYDTYGFPKELTEEIAGEQGLTVDDQEFALEMQKQVERAKAAHETIDLTVQGALDKLAEHIQGTEFLGYQQSTTTAQITALLVAGVAQEEAQAGDEVQILLNQTPFYAESGGQIGDKGYISGDEIVVLIHDVKKESDFFVHFGRVERGTIRVGDTVTAQIDRGCRRRAQANHTATHLLQAALKKIVDEGISQAGSLVSFDRLRFDFNCPRALTGEEVQQVEEQVNSWIAEAHAAQIEVMPIAEAKAKGATAMFGEKYGDEVRVIDFPGVSMELCGGTHVTNTAEIGVFKIISESGISSGVRRIEAVSGAAILDYLEVRDRVVKDLSDRFKVKPEEISDRITGLQNEVKNLQKEVGSLKSELAIAKSDSLLTTVENVGEFQIIVARIDQVDAASLQTAGERLQQKLGAKGAVVLGSVPEPGKVTLVAAFGADVNQKGLQAGKFIGGIAKICGGGGGGRPNLAQAGGKDASKLDEAIAQAKSQLVSAFS, encoded by the coding sequence ATGTCTTCCCATCCCCTATTATCTTTCAGTGGTAGCGAAATTCGTCAAAAATTCCTGGACTTCTATGCTCAACGGGGACACCAGATTTTACCCAGTGCATCCCTAGTACCGGAAGATCCCACCGTACTACTGACGATCGCGGGGATGCTACCATTTAAGCCGATATTTTTAGGACAACGGACTCCCGAATTTCCCAAAGCGACAACATCACAAAAATGTATCCGTACCAATGATATTGAAAATGTGGGTGTGACCAAACGTCATCATACCTTCTTTGAAATGTTAGGTAATTTCAGCTTTGGGGATTATTTCAAAGAACAGGCGATCGCCTGGGGGTGGGAAATTTCTACCCAAGTTTTTCAAATACCACCGGAACGTTTAGTAGTCAGTGTCTTCGAGGAAGATGACGAAGCATTGGCGATTTGGCTGGATAAAATTGGAGTTAACCCCAAGCGGATTAAACGGATGGGTGCGGATGATAATTTCTGGGCATCGGGGGCGACAGGACCCTGTGGACCCTGCTCTGAGATATACTATGATTTCCACCCGGAACTGGGTGATGACAAGATTGATTTAGAAGATGATAGTCGGTTCATCGAGTTCTATAACCTGGTATTCATGCAATATAACCGGGATGCTGAAGGTCATCTTACCCCCTTGCAAAATCGCAATATTGATACGGGGATGGGTTTAGAACGGATGGCACAAATTCTTCAGGGAGTGCCGAATAATTTTGAAACGGACTTAATTTTCCCGATTATTCAAACAGCTGCCCAAATTTCTGGGATTGAATATAGTACAGCACCAGCTAAAACCCAAGTATCCCTAAAAGTCATTGGTGATCACATCCGTGCAGTGGTACATATGATAGCCGATGGAATTCGGGCGTCGAATGTAGGTAGGGGTTACGTGTTGCGTCGGTTAATTCGTCGGGTAGTGCGTCATGGCAGATTAATCGGGATTTCTGGGGAATTTACTACCCAGGTGGCAGAAACAGCAATTTCTCTGTCAGAATCTGCCTATCCGAATGTGCGGCAACGGGAAACTGCGATTAAAGCTGAGTTGCAACGGGAAGAATCCCAGTTTCTCAAAACCCTGGAGCGGGGTGAGAAATTACTGGATGAAATCATTGCTGAGGTGAAAAACCAGGGCAAAACCCAAATTAGCGGTATCAATGCTTTTACCCTCTACGATACCTACGGTTTCCCCAAGGAATTGACAGAGGAAATCGCTGGAGAGCAGGGTTTAACCGTGGATGATCAGGAATTTGCCCTAGAGATGCAAAAACAGGTAGAGCGTGCCAAAGCTGCCCATGAAACCATTGATTTAACGGTGCAGGGTGCTTTGGATAAGTTGGCAGAGCATATCCAGGGTACGGAATTTTTGGGTTATCAGCAGTCTACCACCACAGCCCAAATTACTGCCCTACTGGTAGCAGGGGTTGCCCAGGAGGAAGCCCAAGCCGGTGATGAGGTGCAAATTTTGCTGAATCAAACCCCTTTCTATGCAGAGTCAGGGGGACAAATTGGTGACAAGGGTTATATTTCTGGGGATGAAATTGTCGTTCTGATTCATGATGTGAAGAAGGAATCAGACTTTTTTGTGCATTTTGGACGGGTCGAGCGAGGTACTATCCGTGTTGGAGATACGGTGACTGCCCAAATTGATCGCGGTTGTCGTCGTCGTGCCCAGGCGAATCATACCGCCACTCACCTGTTACAAGCTGCCTTGAAAAAAATTGTGGATGAGGGGATTTCCCAAGCGGGTTCTTTGGTTTCCTTCGATAGGTTGCGCTTTGATTTTAATTGTCCCCGCGCTCTGACTGGAGAGGAAGTGCAACAGGTGGAAGAGCAGGTTAATAGCTGGATTGCTGAAGCCCATGCTGCCCAGATAGAAGTCATGCCTATTGCGGAAGCTAAGGCAAAAGGTGCTACAGCCATGTTTGGGGAAAAGTATGGAGATGAAGTCCGAGTTATCGATTTTCCAGGTGTTTCCATGGAATTATGTGGAGGGACTCACGTCACTAATACTGCTGAGATTGGTGTATTTAAAATCATTTCCGAAAGTGGTATTTCCTCCGGAGTGCGACGGATTGAGGCGGTTTCTGGTGCGGCAATTCTCGACTATTTAGAAGTGCGCGATCGCGTTGTCAAAGATTTGAGCGATCGTTTCAAAGTCAAACCAGAGGAAATCAGCGACAGAATCACCGGATTGCAAAACGAAGTCAAGAATTTGCAAAAGGAAGTCGGAAGCTTGAAAAGTGAATTGGCGATCGCCAAGTCTGATAGTTTGCTGACAACGGTGGAAAATGTGGGTGAATTTCAGATAATTGTCGCCAGAATTGATCAAGTTGATGCTGCATCCTTGCAAACTGCTGGGGAAAGATTACAGCAAAAACTCGGTGCTAAGGGTGCGGTAGTTCTCGGTTCTGTACCTGAGCCAGGAAAAGTTACCCTAGTTGCAGCTTTTGGCGCAGATGTCAATCAAAAAGGACTGCAAGCTGGGAAATTTATTGGGGGAATTGCGAAAATCTGCGGTGGTGGAGGTGGTGGTAGACCTAATTTAGCCCAAGCTGGGGGAAAAGATGCCAGTAAATTAGATGAGGCGATCGCCCAAGCGAAAAGTCAGTTAGTTTCTGCCTTCAGTTAA
- a CDS encoding diguanylate cyclase, translating into MNISILVFGSDKFVGTLPDQIRDTNAFSVEVITNLNQVVSQTQISPPDIVIVQASMDGSIEFCRWLKEQAQLSWIYCILLEDRATLLAERSKYGWQWELEMTSTALQQGADAYIWQLAEKLTPYTSAELAAHHGLLLAQVMVGLRKAQKYRDLVRTNDILSAIALADSLTEISNRRALDWELPRQIQKARTNETPLSLIILDVDFFKKVNDTYGHLVGDRLLQLLCTRIKHNLRFQDTPFRYGGEEFVIILTNTSCNEAMGVARRLNRIVSEQPFAINNELAINVTVSLGTTCLQNDDDSKGLSLLHRADQYLLQAKSSGRNRVIGCDNYSHSHLRVVSS; encoded by the coding sequence ATGAATATTTCTATTCTGGTCTTTGGAAGTGATAAATTTGTCGGCACACTTCCGGATCAGATCCGTGATACAAACGCTTTTAGTGTGGAAGTTATCACTAATCTGAATCAGGTGGTGTCGCAAACTCAAATTTCGCCACCAGACATCGTAATTGTACAGGCTAGCATGGATGGCAGCATCGAGTTCTGCCGTTGGTTAAAGGAACAAGCCCAACTATCGTGGATCTACTGTATTCTCCTAGAAGACAGAGCCACCCTTTTAGCCGAACGTAGTAAGTATGGTTGGCAGTGGGAATTGGAAATGACTTCTACAGCACTTCAGCAAGGTGCTGATGCTTATATATGGCAGTTGGCAGAAAAACTTACTCCATATACGTCAGCAGAATTAGCTGCCCATCATGGTTTATTATTGGCTCAGGTGATGGTGGGGTTACGGAAGGCGCAAAAATACCGTGACTTAGTGAGAACAAATGATATTTTGTCGGCGATCGCCCTCGCTGATTCTTTGACGGAAATTAGCAACCGTCGGGCTCTAGACTGGGAATTACCGCGACAAATTCAAAAAGCTCGCACCAACGAAACCCCCTTGAGCTTAATTATTTTAGATGTAGATTTCTTTAAAAAAGTTAACGACACCTACGGACATTTGGTAGGCGATCGCCTATTACAACTTCTATGTACCAGAATTAAGCATAATTTACGCTTCCAAGACACCCCTTTCCGTTACGGTGGGGAAGAATTCGTGATTATTCTCACTAATACTAGTTGCAATGAAGCAATGGGTGTGGCAAGACGCTTAAATCGGATTGTCAGTGAGCAACCTTTTGCCATTAACAATGAGTTGGCAATTAACGTCACAGTCAGTTTGGGTACAACTTGTCTCCAAAATGATGATGATTCTAAGGGGTTAAGCTTACTACACCGCGCCGATCAGTATCTGCTACAAGCTAAATCCTCTGGACGTAATCGTGTTATTGGTTGTGATAACTATTCCCATAGTCACCTACGGGTAGTTTCATCTTGA